One uncultured Caproiciproducens sp. DNA segment encodes these proteins:
- a CDS encoding PAS domain-containing protein produces the protein MTNILEYYKKLIPFLGQAIGSYCEVALQDCQAGCIVAIANSHISGRQVGSPLTDLARQIIDNEAWREQDYIASYEGRSQDGRLLSSSTYFIKENDQLLGMICINCDTSCFSQLSHALLELGGLKYSGNPVLMSGVGGETAPKETFFDDLDYSINSTIAELFGDHIPDQFSQEDRITIIRKLSDKGVFLVKGCVGRVSHLLRCSDASVYRYLSIIGRESEK, from the coding sequence ATGACAAACATTCTGGAGTACTACAAAAAGCTGATCCCTTTTTTGGGACAAGCCATCGGTTCATATTGTGAGGTTGCCTTGCAGGACTGTCAGGCGGGCTGTATCGTCGCGATTGCCAACAGCCATATCAGCGGTCGGCAGGTGGGCTCCCCGCTGACGGACCTTGCCCGTCAGATTATCGACAATGAGGCGTGGAGAGAGCAGGACTATATTGCCAGCTATGAGGGACGCTCGCAGGACGGTCGTTTGCTGAGTTCCTCCACCTATTTCATAAAAGAGAATGACCAGTTGCTTGGCATGATATGCATAAATTGCGACACTTCCTGCTTTTCACAGCTTAGCCATGCGTTACTCGAGCTTGGGGGACTGAAGTATTCGGGCAATCCGGTATTGATGAGCGGCGTCGGCGGCGAGACTGCCCCGAAGGAAACCTTTTTTGATGATTTGGACTACTCCATCAACAGTACGATAGCAGAACTTTTTGGCGATCATATTCCGGATCAATTCAGCCAGGAAGACCGAATCACAATTATCCGCAAATTAAGTGACAAGGGTGTGTTTCTCGTGAAGGGCTGCGTGGGGCGCGTTTCCCATTTGCTGCGCTGCAGCGACGCCAGCGTGTATCGTTATCTATCCATTATCGGCCGTGAAAGTGAGAAATAA
- a CDS encoding sugar phosphate isomerase/epimerase: MRLSTSTNILHKFGNEPAFSMQDCLHSCKAAGFQVMDINFCDMTFPGQPLTKPDWETWVETVKEDAQRCGLIFSQSHAPFYNVCNVKIEHRDFLEEMVRRSIVASGILGVKWITMHAGTVQENGYSAQSSLKRNQEYFKPCLELAKKYGSGIALENMADFVEHRRWYTAAAEELVTLVDSFEDDSVGICWDFGHANLTKTDQVISLNKIGNRLKSTHVDDNHGRTDEHLAPFYGNIDWEPIMKTLSEIRYAGDFTFEIHEFVRNVPEKLREAQLTYAFHIGEYLLSLI; this comes from the coding sequence ATGAGACTTTCAACTTCAACGAATATCTTGCATAAGTTTGGCAATGAACCGGCTTTTTCCATGCAGGACTGTCTTCACAGCTGTAAAGCGGCGGGGTTTCAGGTCATGGATATCAATTTCTGCGACATGACTTTTCCAGGACAGCCGCTGACAAAACCGGACTGGGAGACTTGGGTGGAAACCGTGAAAGAAGACGCCCAGAGGTGCGGCCTTATATTTTCCCAGTCTCATGCCCCGTTTTACAACGTCTGCAACGTTAAAATAGAACATCGGGATTTTCTGGAGGAAATGGTGCGGCGCTCCATCGTCGCCTCGGGCATACTGGGGGTAAAATGGATCACCATGCATGCGGGAACCGTACAGGAAAACGGTTATTCTGCACAAAGCAGTCTTAAGAGAAATCAGGAATACTTCAAGCCCTGTCTGGAACTGGCTAAAAAATACGGTTCCGGAATCGCTCTTGAAAACATGGCGGATTTTGTAGAACATCGCAGATGGTACACCGCCGCTGCAGAGGAACTGGTCACTTTAGTGGATTCTTTTGAAGATGATTCTGTGGGCATCTGCTGGGACTTTGGGCACGCAAACTTGACTAAAACGGATCAGGTAATTTCCCTCAACAAGATAGGGAATAGGCTGAAGTCCACCCATGTGGACGACAACCACGGACGCACGGACGAACATCTTGCTCCGTTTTACGGCAATATCGATTGGGAGCCTATCATGAAAACACTGTCTGAAATACGGTATGCCGGCGACTTCACATTCGAAATTCATGAGTTTGTCCGCAATGTGCCTGAAAAGCTGCGGGAAGCCCAGCTGACCTATGCGTTTCATATTGGCGAATATCTTTTAAGTCTTATCTGA
- a CDS encoding glycerophosphodiester phosphodiesterase family protein codes for MTKFSIIGHRGYAGAAPENTRAAFEKALNSNKVDAVECDIQLTKDGRLVVIHDFTIDRTSNGTGFVAEYTYNELLAFDFGGWFSPEFAGQKIMLFEDLLKLVDGRKNIMVEIKRTAGLYPDIADKLMEAIRYYPKDRLLIESFDHLLMKQLKEKNPYLCTGILSFDNLALLLDEISFTQSDFFSSFFGNLTSDSVGALLEANVDVCAWTVDTIEELGYLRGLNQSLSICSNYPEKIYDSLYKEC; via the coding sequence ATGACAAAATTTTCAATTATCGGGCACCGCGGCTATGCCGGGGCGGCCCCGGAGAATACAAGAGCGGCATTTGAAAAAGCACTGAACAGCAATAAGGTTGACGCAGTGGAATGCGACATACAGCTTACGAAGGACGGAAGACTGGTTGTCATCCATGATTTTACCATTGACAGAACCTCAAACGGAACAGGCTTTGTTGCAGAGTATACCTATAATGAGCTGCTCGCCTTTGATTTCGGCGGGTGGTTTTCACCGGAGTTTGCAGGGCAGAAGATCATGCTGTTTGAAGATTTGCTAAAGTTGGTGGACGGACGCAAAAACATTATGGTGGAAATCAAGCGCACAGCGGGATTGTACCCGGACATTGCGGATAAGCTGATGGAAGCAATCCGGTATTATCCGAAAGACCGCCTGCTGATTGAATCCTTTGACCACCTTCTGATGAAACAGCTGAAAGAAAAAAATCCTTATCTTTGCACAGGAATTCTGAGTTTTGACAATCTGGCGCTGCTGCTGGATGAAATCAGCTTTACGCAAAGCGATTTTTTTTCAAGTTTCTTTGGAAACCTGACTTCCGATTCCGTGGGCGCGCTTTTGGAAGCGAACGTGGACGTATGTGCGTGGACGGTGGATACAATTGAAGAGCTGGGTTATCTGCGCGGCCTGAATCAATCCCTTTCCATCTGTTCGAATTACCCGGAAAAAATCTACGACAGCCTTTATAAGGAGTGCTAA
- a CDS encoding ABC transporter substrate-binding protein — protein sequence MKPSLKLFSSAVAVLLAGSILLAGCSTQSAAVSAAAGNAASAASSNEKVTVKFWYGLTGANGDIVKKYVKKFNDSQDKIIVEATGQGDYFANATKIQAALVAKNQPDMAQLEISQVGQFGKSDALADLSQYLSDTEIKKYQEGLMKNSYVDNKLVAVPFNRSTPIMYINVDMLKKAGLDPAGPKSWDELKQFAEKLTDKSKGVYGYETPIDIWFYQAGVAQEKGEILDANNKVSFNNETGTGIVKLWQDMVKAGTLKVPAGKNYDAWDAATQDFLNQKTAMIEISTGSLSGLIKNTEGKFELGTAFLPAGKQFGTPTGGANIAIMKASSPEKQKACAEFIKFLGQKENASGFSKDTGYMPATNEAVQSEEIQKLYAEHPQYKTALAQLQYAVATPMTKGWTNMQNKIQDELLKCMLDTSITPEQAVDNAAKQVQSILDQQ from the coding sequence ATGAAACCATCTTTAAAACTTTTCAGTTCCGCCGTGGCCGTGCTGCTTGCCGGTTCCATTTTGCTGGCCGGGTGCAGCACTCAGTCGGCCGCGGTCTCCGCCGCAGCGGGAAACGCAGCTTCCGCCGCGTCGTCAAATGAAAAAGTAACCGTTAAGTTCTGGTACGGTCTGACAGGCGCTAACGGAGATATTGTGAAGAAATACGTAAAGAAATTTAATGATTCCCAGGATAAAATCATTGTAGAAGCAACCGGTCAAGGGGATTATTTTGCAAACGCTACCAAAATTCAGGCCGCTTTAGTAGCAAAAAATCAGCCCGATATGGCGCAACTCGAAATATCGCAGGTGGGCCAGTTCGGAAAGTCCGACGCTCTGGCAGATCTTTCACAGTACCTTTCAGACACGGAAATTAAAAAATATCAGGAAGGTCTGATGAAAAACTCCTATGTTGACAACAAACTTGTCGCTGTTCCGTTCAATCGCAGTACTCCGATTATGTATATCAATGTAGACATGCTGAAAAAGGCCGGCTTGGATCCCGCGGGCCCGAAAAGCTGGGATGAACTGAAACAGTTCGCCGAAAAGCTGACAGACAAGTCCAAGGGTGTTTACGGATATGAGACCCCGATTGACATTTGGTTTTATCAGGCGGGCGTGGCACAGGAAAAGGGCGAAATTCTGGACGCAAACAATAAGGTTTCTTTCAATAACGAAACCGGAACAGGGATCGTGAAACTGTGGCAGGATATGGTAAAGGCCGGAACCCTGAAAGTCCCCGCCGGAAAGAATTACGATGCGTGGGATGCCGCAACTCAGGATTTTTTAAACCAGAAAACAGCAATGATTGAAATTTCTACAGGAAGCCTTTCAGGACTGATTAAAAACACCGAAGGAAAATTTGAACTCGGCACCGCTTTTCTACCTGCGGGCAAACAGTTCGGAACACCGACTGGCGGCGCAAATATTGCTATTATGAAAGCATCTTCCCCGGAAAAACAGAAAGCCTGCGCAGAGTTCATCAAATTTTTGGGCCAAAAAGAAAACGCATCCGGCTTCAGCAAAGACACCGGTTATATGCCCGCAACCAATGAAGCGGTACAGTCCGAAGAAATACAAAAGCTGTATGCCGAACATCCCCAGTACAAAACCGCTCTTGCACAGCTTCAATATGCCGTTGCAACACCGATGACAAAAGGCTGGACAAATATGCAGAACAAGATTCAGGACGAACTGCTCAAATGTATGCTGGATACCTCCATCACTCCGGAACAGGCTGTGGACAATGCAGCCAAGCAAGTCCAAAGTATTCTGGATCAACAATAA
- a CDS encoding carbohydrate ABC transporter permease, giving the protein MELSDYLRKPGLPLSLERKQAMKNERSLKLEPVRKVAETAALLLIAAVFIFPFLWMLTTSFKTLPELLVFPPPFLPKNWIPDNYRQVWSAGTFPKYIWNSLVVSLSILILQFIIITPAAYAFARKKFRGSKLMFNLVLVGLMVPEQVTFLPVYLMFSKVGLIDTYAALILPFVFSPFGIFFLTQSIRQIPNEIFEAAWLDQASEFTIMTKIVLPMIRPAIITFGLFSFISHWNDYFWALSMTTSENIRTLSIGVTTLLNNEGLKNWNVLMAGNMIQVIPILILYLTASSKIKSAFTYSGIK; this is encoded by the coding sequence ATGGAATTATCCGATTATCTGAGAAAACCCGGCCTGCCGCTTTCTCTGGAGCGAAAGCAGGCAATGAAAAACGAAAGATCCCTAAAGCTGGAACCTGTTCGCAAAGTGGCTGAAACGGCTGCTCTGCTGCTGATTGCCGCCGTCTTTATATTCCCGTTTCTGTGGATGCTGACGACATCCTTTAAAACCCTGCCGGAGCTGTTGGTGTTTCCGCCACCCTTTTTGCCGAAAAACTGGATTCCGGACAATTACCGACAGGTGTGGAGTGCCGGCACATTTCCAAAGTATATTTGGAACAGCCTGGTCGTATCCCTATCCATCCTGATTTTGCAGTTCATTATCATTACGCCGGCGGCTTACGCGTTTGCCCGCAAGAAATTCCGGGGTTCCAAGCTGATGTTTAACTTGGTGCTGGTGGGGCTGATGGTTCCGGAGCAGGTTACTTTCCTGCCGGTGTACCTTATGTTCAGCAAGGTCGGCTTGATTGACACCTATGCCGCGCTGATTCTTCCGTTTGTTTTTTCGCCGTTCGGCATCTTTTTCCTTACGCAGAGCATCCGGCAAATTCCGAATGAAATTTTTGAAGCGGCATGGCTGGATCAGGCCAGTGAATTTACCATTATGACAAAAATTGTCCTGCCGATGATTCGCCCGGCTATCATTACTTTTGGACTGTTTTCGTTCATTTCTCACTGGAACGATTACTTTTGGGCGCTGTCCATGACCACATCTGAAAACATCCGCACCCTGTCCATTGGCGTGACGACACTTTTAAACAATGAGGGGCTGAAAAATTGGAATGTGCTGATGGCGGGCAATATGATTCAGGTCATTCCGATATTGATCCTGTATCTGACGGCAAGCTCCAAAATCAAATCCGCCTTTACCTACAGCGGTATTAAATGA
- a CDS encoding sugar ABC transporter permease, with the protein MSLKKFSRAVRDSAEAASGKVGLKNPEEKKNAYFLVLPAMIGCFVFTLYPIIYIFYLSTLSWDLSSSDKRFVGLNNYIRLLQNQEFQQSLSETAVFTFCMVFISISLALVLAVWLNQKSKVRSFVQTAMFTPYVVSLVAVSILWMWIMDYDNGLLNFVVVALGIPKVHWLDSPSTALISLIIIQVWKTLGYNAIILISGLQSISATLYETAKLDNAGRLTTFFKITVPLLSPSLFFLLIINITSSFQVFDSINIMTQGGPVNSTNLLVFWIYQTGFEYYNIGDAATGSVFLFLIVGTVTFLNFKLLNKRVHYQ; encoded by the coding sequence ATGTCTCTTAAAAAATTCAGTCGCGCTGTGCGGGATTCCGCCGAAGCGGCAAGCGGAAAAGTAGGACTGAAAAACCCGGAAGAGAAGAAAAACGCATATTTTCTCGTTCTGCCCGCAATGATCGGATGTTTTGTTTTCACTCTTTATCCTATTATATACATATTTTACCTCAGTACCCTTTCGTGGGATCTGAGCAGCAGTGATAAAAGATTTGTCGGGCTGAATAATTATATCCGGCTTCTGCAAAATCAGGAATTTCAGCAGTCGCTGTCGGAAACGGCGGTCTTCACCTTTTGTATGGTTTTTATTTCCATCAGCCTGGCACTTGTGCTGGCAGTTTGGCTGAATCAAAAATCGAAGGTTCGCTCCTTTGTTCAGACAGCAATGTTCACTCCTTATGTGGTTTCGCTCGTGGCGGTGTCCATTTTGTGGATGTGGATTATGGACTACGACAACGGGCTTCTGAATTTTGTGGTGGTGGCTTTGGGAATACCCAAAGTACACTGGTTGGACAGTCCGTCCACCGCGCTGATTTCACTGATTATTATACAGGTGTGGAAAACACTGGGGTACAACGCCATTATCCTGATTTCGGGGCTGCAAAGCATTTCTGCAACTCTTTATGAAACGGCAAAGCTGGACAACGCGGGCCGTCTGACGACTTTCTTTAAGATCACCGTTCCGCTTCTTTCTCCGTCACTGTTTTTCCTGCTGATTATTAATATTACCTCTTCTTTTCAGGTGTTTGATTCCATCAACATCATGACACAGGGAGGTCCGGTCAATTCCACCAATCTGCTGGTTTTTTGGATTTATCAGACTGGGTTCGAGTATTACAATATAGGCGACGCGGCAACCGGTTCCGTTTTCCTGTTCCTGATTGTCGGAACTGTCACGTTTCTCAATTTCAAGCTCTTGAATAAAAGAGTTCACTATCAATAA
- a CDS encoding ABC transporter ATP-binding protein, with product MSEICLQNVTKIYDQKKHVLENLNLGIADGSFTILLGPSGCGKTTMLRIIAGLENVTQGKVYIGGEEVTEKAPAKRGVAMVFQNYAIYPHMNVRENVEFGLKNMGVAQQKRREISENVLNMVGLESESLNKPSKLSGGQRQRIALARAISKNPRVFLMDEPLSNLDAKLRMQMRSELIQLHQKLKTTFVFVTHDQTEAMTMGDSIIVIHNGTIMQQGAPSDIYGNPDNVFVAQFIGDPGMNIIELKDSGCFVGFRPRAAAIQKPEDFEGVTVTGRVFTREYLGEEILYSVKTNDGVIAIRATDSLFDFDEKVSFYIPKSKLFYFDRNQNREVNAGVCESLYGEVMRYVS from the coding sequence ATGTCCGAAATTTGTTTGCAGAATGTTACGAAAATATATGATCAAAAAAAACACGTTTTAGAAAACTTGAATCTTGGTATAGCGGACGGGTCTTTTACCATCTTGCTGGGCCCCTCGGGATGCGGAAAAACTACCATGCTCCGAATTATTGCGGGACTTGAAAATGTCACACAGGGCAAAGTTTATATTGGCGGCGAGGAAGTGACGGAGAAAGCTCCGGCCAAGCGGGGTGTTGCCATGGTATTTCAAAATTATGCGATTTATCCACATATGAATGTCAGGGAAAATGTTGAGTTTGGCCTAAAAAACATGGGCGTAGCACAGCAAAAACGCCGTGAAATATCTGAAAATGTTCTCAATATGGTAGGTCTTGAAAGCGAGTCATTAAACAAGCCGTCCAAATTATCCGGCGGTCAGCGGCAGCGCATTGCGCTCGCAAGGGCAATTTCAAAGAATCCGCGTGTGTTTTTAATGGATGAGCCGCTTTCCAATCTTGATGCTAAATTAAGAATGCAGATGCGTTCGGAATTGATTCAACTGCATCAAAAACTGAAAACAACCTTTGTTTTTGTAACGCATGACCAGACGGAAGCAATGACAATGGGAGACAGCATTATTGTGATTCACAACGGAACAATCATGCAGCAGGGTGCGCCTTCCGATATTTACGGCAATCCGGACAATGTGTTTGTTGCACAGTTTATCGGCGACCCGGGGATGAATATCATTGAATTAAAAGACAGCGGCTGTTTTGTCGGATTCCGTCCCCGTGCCGCAGCAATTCAAAAACCGGAAGATTTCGAGGGAGTCACCGTCACCGGAAGAGTTTTTACCAGGGAATATCTGGGCGAAGAAATTCTTTATTCTGTGAAGACAAATGACGGTGTGATCGCAATCCGTGCAACGGATAGTTTGTTTGACTTTGATGAAAAAGTTTCCTTTTACATTCCGAAGAGCAAACTCTTTTATTTTGACCGGAACCAGAATCGGGAAGTCAATGCCGGAGTCTGTGAATCTTTGTATGGGGAAGTGATGCGGTATGTCTCTTAA
- a CDS encoding lactate permease LctP family transporter: MLQSCLALVPIVWLIIALTYFKMPGHKACLSALAVAAILAMTLWRMPVTDCATSALEGFATALWPIILVIIAAIFTYNLSLKTGAMDIIKQMLTGVSADKRLLILLVGWCFGGFLEGMAGFGTAIAIPASMLAGMGMNPIEACVVCMIANAFPTAFGSVGIPTVTLQAVTGLDVLPLAFTTVFQMVPFMILVPFLMIIAGGGGVKALKGVVGITLVSGLSFVLPELVVSRFLGPELTVIVGCVVSLICTFLMVKARKNRPVPAEYDMSAGIASTAPKQNGPAMPLAVAGLPFILIFVFLLLTSKLVPPINSFLSVFKSTVKISTASSAGSVSFSWINTPGVIIFIAAIIGSFVQKANGKMMWNALTGTVKQMSKTIITIMSVLAVAKIMTYSGMISDMAHLFVTLTGRYYPFVAPIIAAIGAFVTGSGTNTEVLLGTLQTAAAQQIGVSKYWLAAANSVGAGIGKIMSPQCIATAVAAVGLVGQDSKVLRAILKWALIMLAIACVVIGFGVPLSPA; this comes from the coding sequence ATGCTTCAGTCCTGTCTTGCTCTGGTGCCAATCGTCTGGCTGATTATCGCGCTTACATACTTCAAGATGCCCGGTCACAAGGCGTGTCTAAGCGCGCTGGCCGTTGCCGCCATACTGGCGATGACGCTTTGGCGCATGCCGGTGACAGATTGCGCTACGTCTGCTCTGGAAGGCTTCGCCACCGCACTGTGGCCGATTATTCTGGTCATCATTGCTGCCATCTTTACCTATAACCTTTCTTTAAAAACCGGTGCAATGGACATCATTAAGCAAATGCTCACAGGTGTTTCCGCCGATAAGCGTCTCCTTATCCTGCTGGTGGGGTGGTGTTTCGGCGGATTTCTAGAAGGCATGGCCGGTTTCGGCACGGCAATCGCCATACCGGCCAGCATGCTGGCCGGTATGGGCATGAATCCGATTGAAGCCTGCGTAGTCTGCATGATTGCTAACGCGTTTCCCACCGCATTCGGTTCCGTCGGCATTCCTACCGTTACCCTGCAGGCTGTGACCGGGCTGGATGTACTGCCGCTGGCCTTTACAACGGTATTCCAGATGGTACCGTTTATGATCTTGGTGCCGTTCCTAATGATCATTGCGGGCGGCGGCGGCGTCAAGGCGCTCAAAGGCGTTGTAGGCATCACACTGGTGTCCGGCCTGTCCTTTGTTCTGCCGGAGCTGGTTGTTTCCAGATTCCTCGGGCCGGAACTGACCGTCATCGTTGGTTGTGTCGTTTCACTAATTTGTACCTTCCTAATGGTCAAAGCGCGGAAAAATCGGCCGGTTCCCGCGGAGTACGACATGAGCGCGGGCATTGCCAGCACGGCGCCAAAGCAAAATGGACCGGCAATGCCGCTTGCGGTGGCAGGTCTGCCGTTCATTCTGATTTTTGTTTTTCTTCTGTTGACCTCTAAGCTGGTTCCGCCGATCAATAGCTTTCTTTCCGTTTTCAAGTCCACAGTAAAGATCAGTACGGCCTCCAGTGCGGGTTCTGTTTCTTTTAGCTGGATCAATACGCCCGGCGTGATCATCTTTATCGCCGCGATTATTGGCAGCTTTGTGCAGAAGGCCAACGGAAAGATGATGTGGAACGCATTGACAGGAACTGTAAAGCAAATGTCCAAAACGATCATTACCATCATGTCTGTGCTTGCAGTTGCCAAGATTATGACATATTCCGGTATGATCTCCGATATGGCGCACCTTTTTGTCACCCTGACCGGTCGCTACTATCCGTTTGTGGCGCCGATCATTGCCGCGATCGGTGCGTTTGTCACCGGCAGCGGCACCAACACCGAAGTACTGCTGGGTACTTTGCAGACGGCTGCCGCACAGCAGATCGGTGTGTCCAAGTACTGGCTTGCTGCGGCGAACTCGGTGGGTGCCGGAATCGGCAAAATTATGTCTCCCCAATGCATCGCCACAGCAGTTGCGGCCGTCGGCCTTGTTGGTCAGGACAGCAAAGTACTGCGTGCGATCCTCAAATGGGCGCTCATCATGCTTGCGATTGCCTGTGTGGTAATTGGCTTTGGCGTTCCTCTTTCTCCCGCTTAA
- the larA gene encoding nickel-dependent lactate racemase, translated as MSITIPFGKSGMPLYADLSDAEILESHVGELKAADTEDALVLAAMANPIDSPSLRELAAGKKTCVIIISDHTRPVPSKHILPAMLAELREGNPGIDVTLLVATGFHRPTGKEELVAKLGEEIVKREKIVIHDSRDASSNVQIGVLPSGAACVIDIAAAETDLLVAEGFIEPHFFAGFSGGRKSVLPGICDQVTVLGNHCSEFIASPYARTGVLDGNPLHKDMLAAAKMAHLAYIVNVIIDEDKHVVAAFAGDPITAHRQGCDLLLKYCQVQPKQHGDIVISSNGGYPLDQNIYQSVKGLTAAESAAAPGAVLIMVSSCSDGHGGESFYHALRDCVSPQKLTEQILATPQDQTLPDQWEFQILCRVLCKYHVIFVTNSAQRKTIEDMKIAWAPDVDTALKEARDIKGADAHLVVIPNGISVMVRE; from the coding sequence ATGTCTATAACTATTCCCTTTGGCAAATCCGGGATGCCGCTGTACGCGGATCTCAGCGATGCTGAAATTCTGGAATCCCACGTTGGAGAACTCAAAGCCGCCGACACGGAGGACGCTTTGGTGCTGGCCGCTATGGCCAACCCGATTGATTCTCCCAGCCTGCGGGAGCTTGCCGCCGGAAAGAAGACCTGTGTCATCATTATCAGTGATCACACACGCCCGGTCCCGAGCAAGCACATTCTTCCCGCCATGCTGGCTGAACTCCGCGAGGGCAACCCCGGCATCGATGTGACGCTGCTGGTAGCTACCGGTTTTCACCGCCCGACCGGCAAGGAAGAGCTGGTGGCTAAGCTTGGCGAGGAGATCGTGAAGCGGGAGAAGATCGTGATCCATGACAGTCGGGACGCATCCAGCAACGTACAGATCGGCGTGCTTCCTTCCGGCGCGGCGTGTGTGATTGACATAGCGGCGGCGGAAACGGATCTGCTTGTTGCCGAGGGCTTCATTGAGCCGCACTTCTTCGCCGGCTTTTCAGGCGGTCGTAAGAGCGTACTGCCGGGCATTTGTGACCAAGTAACTGTGCTTGGCAACCATTGCTCCGAATTTATCGCTTCCCCTTACGCGCGCACCGGCGTCCTTGACGGTAATCCGCTGCACAAGGATATGCTCGCCGCAGCGAAGATGGCGCATCTGGCATACATAGTGAACGTCATTATTGACGAAGATAAACATGTGGTTGCCGCCTTTGCCGGCGACCCCATTACCGCTCACCGACAGGGCTGTGATTTGTTGCTGAAATACTGTCAGGTACAGCCAAAACAACACGGCGATATCGTGATTTCCAGCAACGGCGGCTACCCACTGGACCAGAATATTTATCAGAGCGTAAAAGGCCTTACCGCGGCGGAATCTGCCGCAGCGCCGGGTGCCGTGCTGATCATGGTCAGCTCCTGCAGCGACGGCCACGGCGGAGAAAGCTTTTACCATGCGCTGCGGGACTGTGTTTCCCCTCAGAAGCTGACAGAACAGATTCTTGCCACCCCGCAGGACCAAACTCTGCCCGACCAGTGGGAATTCCAGATTCTATGCCGCGTACTGTGCAAGTACCATGTCATCTTTGTTACGAACTCCGCGCAGCGGAAAACCATTGAAGATATGAAGATTGCATGGGCACCGGATGTTGACACCGCCCTGAAGGAAGCAAGAGACATCAAAGGCGCGGACGCTCATCTCGTCGTAATTCCCAATGGCATTTCTGTTATGGTACGCGAATAG
- a CDS encoding FAD-binding oxidoreductase, with product MENYNPVTQEVLAELEKAAPGHVITGADVNPDYSRDEMPIYGTRMPEVTIDVQSTEEVAAIMKVCYEHNIPVTTRGAGTGLVGGCTPICGGVVICTMRMNKILSYDLENFAVTVQPGVLLQQLAEDALKHDCMYPPDPGEKMATLGGNVATNAGGMRAVKYGATRDYVRAMTVVLPTGEITRLGGTVSKTSSGYSLTNLMIGSEGTLGIITELTLKLIPAPQATVSLMAPFEDLTVCISAVPKFFMKHFRPQALEFFEREILISSEEYLGKQVFPRKIEGTDVGAYLLVTFDGDSMDELDPIVESASEMLLEEGALDVLVADTAPKLKDIWATRSSFLEGIEEQTKLLDECDVVVPVNKIASYVAYVNELKQNYNFEVKYFGHAGDGNLHIYACSSEMEEAEFKKQVEQFLSSLYQKTMELGGQISGEHGIGYGKVHFLENALGPVNMELMRGIKKVFDPKLILNPGKVCMDLMRKGE from the coding sequence ATGGAAAATTATAATCCGGTAACACAGGAAGTTCTTGCCGAACTGGAAAAGGCAGCGCCCGGTCATGTCATAACCGGCGCGGATGTCAACCCCGACTACTCCCGCGACGAAATGCCTATTTACGGTACCCGTATGCCGGAAGTCACTATCGACGTACAGAGCACGGAAGAAGTCGCCGCCATCATGAAGGTCTGCTATGAACATAACATCCCTGTCACAACCCGCGGAGCCGGCACAGGTCTAGTAGGCGGCTGCACCCCAATCTGCGGCGGAGTCGTGATCTGCACCATGCGCATGAACAAGATCCTGTCTTACGACCTGGAAAACTTCGCAGTTACGGTACAACCCGGCGTGCTGCTGCAGCAGCTGGCGGAGGATGCGCTGAAACACGACTGCATGTATCCGCCGGATCCGGGTGAAAAGATGGCGACCCTCGGCGGCAACGTGGCCACCAACGCAGGCGGTATGCGCGCAGTAAAGTATGGCGCTACCCGCGACTATGTCCGCGCCATGACCGTGGTCCTCCCAACCGGTGAAATTACCCGCTTAGGCGGCACGGTTTCCAAGACGAGTTCCGGCTACAGCCTTACTAACCTGATGATCGGTTCCGAGGGTACGCTGGGCATCATCACAGAGCTGACTCTAAAGCTCATCCCCGCCCCGCAGGCCACTGTAAGCCTGATGGCTCCGTTCGAGGATTTGACGGTCTGTATCTCAGCCGTGCCGAAATTCTTTATGAAGCATTTCCGTCCGCAGGCTCTTGAATTCTTTGAGAGAGAAATCCTGATTTCTTCCGAAGAATATCTGGGGAAACAGGTCTTCCCTCGTAAGATCGAAGGCACGGACGTTGGCGCCTATCTGCTGGTTACTTTTGACGGCGACTCCATGGATGAGCTGGACCCGATCGTGGAAAGCGCATCCGAAATGCTGCTGGAAGAAGGCGCGCTGGATGTTCTGGTGGCAGACACAGCGCCGAAGCTGAAAGACATTTGGGCGACCCGTTCTTCTTTCCTGGAGGGCATCGAAGAGCAGACCAAGCTGCTGGACGAATGCGACGTGGTTGTGCCGGTAAACAAAATCGCGTCTTATGTCGCATATGTCAACGAGCTCAAGCAAAACTATAACTTTGAAGTAAAGTATTTCGGCCACGCCGGTGATGGCAACCTGCACATCTACGCCTGCTCCTCGGAAATGGAGGAGGCAGAATTCAAAAAACAGGTCGAACAGTTCCTAAGCTCCCTCTACCAGAAAACGATGGAGCTCGGCGGTCAGATCTCCGGCGAGCACGGCATTGGCTATGGTAAAGTGCATTTTCTTGAAAACGCGCTGGGTCCGGTGAACATGGAACTGATGCGTGGTATTAAAAAGGTATTTGATCCGAAGCTGATTTTAAACCCCGGCAAGGTTTGCATGGACCTAATGAGAAAGGGAGAATAG